A DNA window from Mytilus edulis chromosome 14, xbMytEdul2.2, whole genome shotgun sequence contains the following coding sequences:
- the LOC139503865 gene encoding uncharacterized protein, with protein MEQTLNMSMQSINSALTDNDNDVRQFLTLGKSYKSHDRERMIFFSTKEEARKITQKKLEQEQLGKLKPKKHHGNFDKYKFDRENFIEEISTIEEGQIINWTSMARKHNFQNLNNKMPLNSGQILMAYAKEQGIDIYKFNKQSRVSGRDYLRRVRRAKKRLLKTNISLNTPRSAKILRGIVKEKVESGEINIGKKIAPKTFLTTTINKEGNLIEKSKTVYGRKIPLKEILEKENHRLHAAGVLRVNTDEYYDELTEPELDKCLINLQENHHCNSNTETKRNILKAIQRSRNIKVWHDHSDILSHTYINFMISYMYDSANFLTSKRVSGKKSYHQRYRYTENC; from the exons ATGGAACAAACACTCAACATGTCCATGCAATCTATCAACAGTGCATTAACTGACAATGACAATGATGTTAGGCAGTTCTTAACATTAGGGAAATCGTATAAAAGCCATGACCGCGAgaggatgatatttttttcaacaaaagaagaGGCAAGAAAGATTACCCAAAAGAAACTAGAGCAAGAACAGCTTGGAAAACTGAAACCAAAAAAACATCACGGGAATTTTGATAAATACAAATTTGACAGAGAGAATTTCATTGAGGAAATATCAACTATTGAAGAGGGTCAAATAATAAATTGGACAAGCATGGCAAGAAAACACAACTTTCAGAATCTAAATAACAAAATGCCACTGAATTCAGGACAGATTTTAATGGCATATGCTAAAGAGCAAG gaATAGATATTTACAAATTTAACAAGCAAAGTCGAGTCAGCGGCAGGGATTACTTGCGCCGTGTTCGTCGTGCAAAAAAAAGGTTGCTGAAGACAAACATTTCTCTAAATACACCAAGGTCAGCCAAAATACTGAGAGGTATAGTTAAGGAAAAGGTAGAGTCAGGcgaaattaacattggaaaaaAGATAGCTCCAAAAACCTTCctaacaacaacaataaataaGGAAGGAAACcttattgaaaaatcaaaaacagTCTATGGTAGAAAAATTCCATTAAAAGAAATATTGGAAAAAGAAAACCATAGGTTACATGCAGCTGGGGTTCTTAGAGTGAACACTGATGAATATTATGACGAATTAACAGAGCCTGAGCTAGACAAGTGTCTGATCAACTTGCAAGAGAATCATCACTGCAACAGCAACACAGAAACAAAACGTAACATCTTGAAGGCAATTCAAAGATCAAGAAACATTAAAGTCTGGCATGACCATTCGGATATTCTTAGCCATACCTACATAAATTTCATgataagttacatgtatgacTCTGCAAATTTTCTAACAAGCAAAAGAGTATCTGGAAAAAAATCCTACCATCAAAGATATAGATATACAGAAAATTGTTGA